The Streptomyces kanamyceticus DNA segment ACGGACATCCTCAAGGAGCTGGAGAAGCCCGGCCGCGACCCGCGACCCGCCTTCAAGACGGCGACCTTCAAGGACGGCGTCGAGAAGATCTCGGACCTGGCCGCGGGGATGGTGCTCGAAGGGGTCGTCACGAACGTGGCCGCCTTCGGTGCCTTCGTGGACGTGGGCGTGCACCAGGACGGTCTCGTACACGTCTCGGCGATGTCCAAGACGTTCGTCAAGGACCCGCGCGACGTCGTCAAGCCCGGCGACATCGTCAAGGTCAAGGTGATGGACATCGACATTCCGCGCAAGCGGATCTCGCTGACGCTGCGCCTGGACGACGAGGCGGCCCCCGAGGGCGACGCACGCCCCAAGCGGGGCGGCCGTCCGCCGCAGCAGCGCCAGCAGGGACAGCAGGGTCAGGGCCAAGGACAGGGCCAGGGCCAGGGCCAGCGCGGCGGCGGACAGCGTGGTGGCGGTCAGCGCGGCGGGGGCCAGCGCGGCGGTCAGAAGCCGCAGCGCCAGGGCCCGCCGCCGGCGAACGACGCGATGGCCGAGGCGCTGCGCAAGGCAGGGCTCGTCGATCCCAAGCGCCGCTGAGGCACCGGGAGTCCGGACGAGGGCGAGGGGGCAGCGCGGTCACGTCACAGTGACAGCTCCGTCACCTTGCCCTCCGCGACCTCGACGCGCCGCGTCACCCGCACCGCGTCGAGCATCCTGCGGTCGTGCGTGACCAGGAGCAGCGTGCCCTCGTAGGAGTCGAGGGCCGCCTCCAGCTGTTCGATGGCGGGCAGGTCGAGATGGTTCGTCGGCTCGTCGAGGACGAGCAGGTTGACGCCCCTGCCCTGGAGCAGCGCGAGCGCCGCGCGGGTGCGCTCGCCCGGTGAGAGCGTGGCGGCGGAGCGCAGCACGTGCTCCGCCTTCAGGCCGAACTTGGCGAGCAGCGTGCGGACCTCGGCGGGCTCGGTGTCGGGCACGGCCGCGCAGAACGCGTCGAGCAGCGACTCCTCGCCGTGGAAGAGCGCGCGGGCCTGGTCGACCTCGCCGACCAGGACGCCCGAGCCGAGCGCCGCGTGGCCCGCGTCCAGCGGGACCCGGCCGAGCAGGGCGCCGAGCAGCGTCGACTTGCCCGAGCCGTTGGCGCCGGTGATCGCGACCCGGTCCGCCCAGTCGATCTGCAGGGTGACGGGGCCGAGCGTGAAGGCACCGCGGCGCACCTCCGCCTCGCGCAGGGACGCGACGACCGATCCTGAGCGCGGTGCCGCCGCGATCTCCATGCGCAGCTCCCACTCCTTGCGGGGCTCCTCGACCACGTCGAGGCGCTCGATCATGCGCTGGGTCTGGCGGGCCTTGGCGGCCTGCTTCTCGCTGGTGTCGCTGCGGAAGTTCCGGCCGATCTTGTCGTTGTCGCCGCCCTTGGCGGCCTTGCGGCGGGCGTTCTTGACGCCCTTGTCCGCCCAGGAACGCTGCATCTGGGCGCGGCCCTGGAGCGCCGACTTCTTGCCCTCGTACTCCTCGTAGTCGTCGCGGGCGTGGCGGCGGGCCACTTCCCGCTCCTCCAGGTAGGCGTCGTAGCCGCCGCCGTAGAGGTTGATCTGCTGCTGGGCCAGGTCGAGTTCGAGGACCTTGGTGACTGTGCGGGTGAGGAACTCGCGGTCGTGGCTGACCACGACGGTGCCCGCGCGCAGGCCGCGCACGAAGCTCTCCAGGCGTTCCAGACCCGCGAGGTCCAGGTCGTTGGTCGGCTCGTCCAGGAGGAACACGTCGTAGCGGGACAGGAGCAGCGAGGCGAGTCCCGCGCGGGCGGCCTGGCCTCCGGAGAGCGAGGTCATCGGCTGGTCGAGGCCGACGGCGAGGCCGAGCGAATCCGTGACCTCGTCGGCCCGCTCGTCCAGGTCGGCGCCGCCGAGTGCGAGCCAGCGCTCCAGGCTCTCGGCGTAGGCGTCGTCGGCACCGGGGGCGCCGTCGACCAGGGCCTGGGTGGCCTCGTCCATGACGCGCTGCGCCTCGGCGACGCCGGTGCGGCGGGCCAGGAACGCCCGGATGCTCTCGCCGGGGCGGCGGTCGGGTTCCTGCGGCAGATGGCCCACCGCGGCGGTCGGCGGCGAGAGCCGCAGCTCGCCGCCCTCCGGGGTGTCCAGGCCCGCGAGCAGCCGCAGGAGGGTGGACTTCCCCGCTCCGTTGGCGCCCACCAGGCCGATGACGTCGCCGGGGGCGACGACCAGTTCAAGGCCGGCGAACAGGGTGCGGTCGCCGTGGCCGGCGGCGAGGTCTTTGGCGACGAGGGTTGCGGTCATCAGGGACGTGATTCTAGGCGAGCCCGGAGGTCACGCGGAGGTCAGGCCGATGTGGGGGCGACCAGGACGCTGCCGGTGGTGCGGGCCACCACGTACGACTCGCCCTTGGTGGCCTTCGCGGAGAGCGGGACCCGGTGCTCGCCCGGTTCGAGGACGGCGTCGAGGAGTTCCTGGGTGTGGGTGCGGTAGAGGCGGTCGAGGCGGTACGCGATGAGCTGGACCCGGCACGTCGACGTGACCTCGACCGATGCCGTGCCGGGAGTGGCCGCGAGCCGGGTGAGGCGGCGCAGGTCCCCGGGGCTGCGGTCCAGGGCGTGCTCTATCTGGGCCACCAGGAGCGGAATGATGGGCGCGAGCCCGTCCACGTAGGCGACGCCGACGCCCGCCGAGTCGAACGCGGCGCGCACGGCGTCGCGGTCGGCGGAGGGCACGGCGCGGCCGAAGGCGACGGCCCCGTAGGTGCGCAGCTCGTCCGGCGGGACCCCGGCCGCGTCCGCCGCGATCTCCGCGCCGATGCCGATGGTGCGCAGGGCGGCGGCCAGCTTGGCGAGTACGGCGACCCGGGCCCCGATCAGCAGGACCCTGCGGCGGGCGGGGGGTTCGTCGGCGGCGAGCAACTGGCCCAGCGCCGTGCGGTATTCGGCGCCGCGGAAGCGGAAGGGCCCTATGCCGTGGTAGCCGTTGAGCTCCAGATCGGCGGGTTCGGCCGTCTGCCAGGCGAAGTCGCGCCAGACGAAGTCGTCGGCCCCGTCGGCGGCGCGCTCGATGACGGCGGTGACGGCCCCGCAGTCCAGGCCCTCGCACTCGGGGCAGCCGTAGATGACGTACCGGCCGTCGCGCAGTGGTGCCTCCGCTTCCAGGAGGAGTCTGCGCACGTGCGCGGTGAAGATCGCGGGTGGGATGTCGGAGGCCAGCGGGGACACGGCGTCGAGGTCGGAGAGCTGGAAGAGGAGGGGCCGCCCGTCGACGATGAAGTCGACGAAATCGCGGTGCACTTGATAGTCACCGTTGGCGAGAACTCCACCGGCGCGCATGGCCGGTGCCAGACCGAAGGTCGCGTACTCGGCAGACATGCTTGGAGTATCCCCACCTGATGTGTGATGTGAGCACGGCATCGCACATTCCGCCGCGTTCCTGGGATGAGTGGTGACGATGCGACCCAGGAGGCGGCGCGTCCGGCGACCGCCGCCTCCTCAAGCTGCCTGGCCGACCCGGATCAGCGGGTCTCGACGGTGGCGTTGTCGGCCTCGGGACCCTCCTCGTCCTGGGCGGGGCCGATCCGGATCTCGAATTCGCCGTCGTACTGCTCGTGGCCCGCGATCACGGCCTTCTCGACGGCTTCGGTGCCGTGCTCGCCGCGCACGATCAGCGGGTCGTGGCGCAGGTCGCGCATGAGGGACACGCACATCCCGATCATCACGATGGTGAACGGCGCCGCGACCAGGATGGTGAGGTTGCGCAGACCTGTCAGCGCGTCGTCGGAGCCGTCGCCGATGAGCAGCATGATCGCGCCGACGGCGCCGGTGACGATGCCCCAGAAGACCACGACGAACCGGCCGGGTTCGAGTGCGCCCTTCTGCGAGAGCGTGCCCATCACGATGGACGCCGCGTCCGCGCCGGAGACGAAGAAGATGCCGACGAGGATCATCACGAGCAGGCTGGTGGCCGTGGCGATGGGGTACTCGTGCAGCAGGCCGAAGAGCTGCGCCTCCGGTGTCGTGTCACCCTTGAGCCCGCCCCGGTCGGCGACCGTCATGGCGCTGCCGCCGAAGACGCAGAACCAGATCAGGCTGACCGTGCTGGGCACCAGGATGACGCCGCCGACGAACTGACGGATCGTACGGCCGCGGCTGATGCGCGCGATGAACATGCCGACGAAGGGCGTCCAGGAGATCCACCAGGCCCAGTAGAAGACCGTCCAGGCGCTGAGCCAGTCGGCGACGCCCTTGCCGCTGGCCGCCTCGGTGCGGCCGATCAGCTGCGGGAGGTCGTCGAGATAGGCGCCCAGCGAGGTCGGCAGCATGT contains these protein-coding regions:
- a CDS encoding ABC-F family ATP-binding cassette domain-containing protein, translated to MTATLVAKDLAAGHGDRTLFAGLELVVAPGDVIGLVGANGAGKSTLLRLLAGLDTPEGGELRLSPPTAAVGHLPQEPDRRPGESIRAFLARRTGVAEAQRVMDEATQALVDGAPGADDAYAESLERWLALGGADLDERADEVTDSLGLAVGLDQPMTSLSGGQAARAGLASLLLSRYDVFLLDEPTNDLDLAGLERLESFVRGLRAGTVVVSHDREFLTRTVTKVLELDLAQQQINLYGGGYDAYLEEREVARRHARDDYEEYEGKKSALQGRAQMQRSWADKGVKNARRKAAKGGDNDKIGRNFRSDTSEKQAAKARQTQRMIERLDVVEEPRKEWELRMEIAAAPRSGSVVASLREAEVRRGAFTLGPVTLQIDWADRVAITGANGSGKSTLLGALLGRVPLDAGHAALGSGVLVGEVDQARALFHGEESLLDAFCAAVPDTEPAEVRTLLAKFGLKAEHVLRSAATLSPGERTRAALALLQGRGVNLLVLDEPTNHLDLPAIEQLEAALDSYEGTLLLVTHDRRMLDAVRVTRRVEVAEGKVTELSL